The following DNA comes from Enterobacter sp. SA187.
CAACCAAATCTTCGAAGCGAACAAACCGATGCTGAGCCATCCGGACAAAATTTATCCGGGCCAGGTGCTCATTATTCCGAAGCAATAAGGGTTGTCAGCAAAACCCACTGCGGTGGGTTTTGTTTTCTGCAGGAAAACTCCCCGCCAGGCCTGTCACCCGCCGCAAACCCGCCTAATGCCCCTCGCACCATTTATCAGACCTGTGTATGATTTCCGGTAGCTCTGCTGATAACTAACCTTAACTCAAATACTTAAGCGCTAAAGCGAAAGGCATCATGAGCACACCCATCAAACGACTTGAAATCATCAAAAATGCCATAGAACTGGAAGATGACGACATCATTGTCAGTCAGCTCGCACGGCTGAAAAATGAAGCGTTCAATGATGAGCTGCTGGCGATTGTCGCGGCGCTTGAGGAAAAGAATTACACCGCCGCCATGACGGCGATCACCGCCTGGTTGCAAAGCCAGCGCGCGGTGACCCAGTGGCGGGATCCGCAGGTGGCGGCCAGCAAGCTGGAACTCAAAGCGCTGGAGGAGCGGCTGCGCGATCTGATCGACCGCCGCAATGCCCGCGTTCAGCAGTTAGATGAATTTAATGACCTTTATCTGAACCGTCTCGGGCCGCTGATGACGCAGATCCTTCAGCTGCGTAAAAATCTGGCGGAACTGAACCTGCGCCGCCAGCTGGCGGAGCGGCAGCGTCGGGAAGAGGACTACCGCCGCTGCCAGCAGTATATGGCGCAGGCGCTGGACGTGCTGGCGATGCTCACAAAACGCTGGCGCGAGCTGCCCGCCGATTCGGTGCAATCTGTCGAGGCGCGCAAACAGCTCCAGCAGCAAAGCGATCTGATCGCCAATCTGCTGGCGGAAGCGCAGGAGCTGGAAACCGGCTTAACGCGGGAAGAAGAGCCCGCGCGTCAGGCCTGTGACGAGGCAAACGACGAGTACGAAAAATACCGCGAGCAGCAGCACGACGCCGAGATCCGTTTCCGAAAAGGCCGCCAGCTGTCAGAAGAAGATCAAAGCGAACTGAAACGGCTGTGGCGTCAGGCCAGTAAACTCTGTCACCCGGATCTGGTGGCAGATGAACTGAAAGATGAAGCCAACGCCATGATGGTGCAGCTTAATCAGGCGAAACACCGCGGCGACGTCAAAGCCATTCGCTCGCTGGTGGCGCGTCTGCATCAGGGCTTTGAGCCGATGATGGCCAGCGACCGGCTGAACGATCTGGAACGTATCCGCAAAAAGATGGCGCAGGTACGTGAACAAATCGACACCCTGGTCGCCGAGCTGGCGGAGCTGGAAAAAGAGGAGTCCTGGCTGCTGGTGTCATCACTCAGCAATATGGACGCTTATTTTACCCAGCAGGAAAAAGCGCTCAGCGAAGTCCGCGCCGCGCTGGAGCGCCAGGTGAGCGAAGCGCAGCTCGACGCGGTCGCCTGATTATTTGGCGTGCCAGTAGGCTGCCGCCCGCATCAGTTGCGGATCAACCCCGCCGCCTTCGAACGGCTGGCTGACGTTTTTCACCACCTTCCCTTCCCCGGTGATCCACAGGTAATAGTCCTGCGCCGGGACGCGCACCTGCGCCAGCCGTTGCGCCAGTACGTCCTCGTTATGACCGATAATCCATTCGATATTGAAGCCGTCCAGATGCGCCAGATAATCCTTATACGCCTCATCGCCAATAGTCACGATGGCGGTGACTTCCGGACGCGCCGGGGTTTTGCTGATGGCTTCCAGACGGCGGCGCAGCGCGGGCATCCCGGACTCATCGCAGACGTAAAGCTGCCAGGCGTAATCCTCCGGCACCACCAGCGAACCGCGCGGGCCGCCGATGGTCAGGGTGTCGCCTTCCCGCGCCTCCAGCGCCCAGCTGCTGGCCACGCCGCCGTCATGGATAAAGAAATCCAGCGCCAGTTCGTGACGTTCTGCGTCATACAGCGGCGTATAGTCACGGGCCGCCGGGCGTGGGCCGTCCGGCCAGACGATACCGTCTTCGGTGACCGTGGGCGGCACCACTTTTTGCCCCGGCTGCGGGAAAAAGACTTTGGTGTGATCGTCAAACCCCTGCGAACTGAAGCCCGCCAGTTCGTCGCCGCCCAGCACAATGCGCTGAAAACCTGCGCTGATACGTTCAACTCGTAATACTGTCAGTTCACGAAAGCGCAGTTCATTGCGCACGCGCTGCGGGTAACGCTGATGTGATGTGGTCATTATTTAGCCTTCGTCACGTTAAAAACGATATATCTGATTTGGTTTTTAAATGATAATGATTGCTAATTAGCAGGAACGCAAGCAAAATTAGATATATCTAATTCAGAGGGATTATGCGATGAGGCATCCACAGGATCACGGTCATCACGAGCACGGCAGCCGCCGTCCGCGCTTTTTCGGGCATGGCGATCTGCGGCTGGTCATTCTGGATCTGCTGTCCCGCAACGCCAGCCACGGTTACGAGCTGATCAAGGCCATTGAACAGCTTACCCTCGGGCATTACACGCCAAGCCCCGGGGTGATCTATCCGACGCTGGATTTTTTACAGGAACAGGCGCTTATCGCGATCGGGGAAGACGGCGGACGGAAAAAGATTGCTATCACCGCAGCCGGAACGCAGTGGCTGGCGGAAAACGCTGAACAGCTCGGTCAGATCCAGGCGCGGATCAAAGCCCGCAGCGTCGGCTATCTGCTGCGTCAGGATCCGCAGATGAAACGCGCGCTGGATAACTTTAAAGCCGTGCTGGATCGGAAAGTGAATCAGGAAAACGTCAGCGCCGCACAGCGGGAACAGATCATCGCGGTGATCGACCGTGCGGCGCTGGAGATTTCACAGCTGGATTAAGCCGTCGCCTCCCGGCGCACGCGGAACACGCTGACCAGACCTTTCAGGTGCGACGCCTGATCGCTGAGCGACGCGGCGGCGGCCACAGACTCTTCCACCAGGCTGGCGTTCTGCTGGGTGGTGGAGTCAATCAGGCCAATGGCGCTGTTGATCTGCGAAATGCCTTCCGTCTGTTCACGGCTGGCGTGGCCAATCTGGCGCAGAATGGTGTCCATCTCTTCCACATTGCTGACCATACCGTTAATCAGCCCACCCGCTTTTTCCACCAGCGCCATGCCGTCGCGGGCCTGGGCGGTGGAGCTTTCGATCAGATGGCGGATCTCACTGGCGGAAGACGCCGTTTTGCCCGCCAGCTGGCGTACTTCCCCTGCCACTACGGCAAAGCCACGTCCGTGCTCACCGGCGCGCGCCGCTTCCACCGCCGCATTGAGCGCCAGAATATTGGTCTGGAAGGCGATGGAATCGATCAGGTTGATGATGTCGGACATGCGGTCAGAAGTGTCGTTGATGACGCGCATTTTCTCGGTCACCTGCTTCATCATCTGGCCGTTGTTTTTCACCACCGTCGCCGCTTCGGCAGAGAGCTGCGTCGCTTCGGTGGTGTGTTCGCTGGTGTTTTTCACCGTGGCAGTGATCTGCTCCATAGAGGCGGCGGTCTGTTCAACGGAACTGGCCTGCTCTTCGGTGCGGGCAGCCAGATCCTGGTTACCGGCCACAATCTGCGCGGCGGCGCTGGAGATGTTCTCCGAGCCGTTCTGCACTTCCTGCACAATCTCATACAGGCGTGTTTTCATCGCCACCAGCGCGCTGAGCAGCACGCCGGTTTCATCCCGGTGTTTTACGTCAATATGCTGAGTCAGATCGCCGCCAGCAATGGCTTCGGCAAACTGCACCGCCTGTACCAGCGGACGGGTGATGGCGCGTACAATAAACAGCCCCATCAGGCTGCCAGCGCCAATACTGATCAACGCCAGCAGGATCAGCAGGGTGCGGTTGGATTTAAAATCATGCTCCACCAGCTTTCCGGCGCTGCGCATATTGTTGTCCTGAACGGCAATCAACTCCTGCACTTTGGCTTTGTAGGCACGCTGTACCGGCAGAGTGTTGTTCATCATCTCTTCCACCGCCGCGTGAGTATCTTTATTTTTCACCGCCTCGAGAATACGGAAACGCGAATCCAGATACTGCTGGCGTATCTGGCGCAGTTCACTCAGGATGCGCTGCGACTCGCGATCGCGCAGGGCGCTGCTGAGGTCGTCGAGCAACACGGTAATGTTGCCGCTAATGGCGGTCAGATGCTTCTGCGATTCGGCGCTCCACTTCCCGTCCGTATCCAGCACCATCAGCTGCTGGGTGCTGACAAACTCCTGAAAATTCTCAATCAACTGATTGGCCTTCACGGTCGTGGGATAGTCACGATTAACAATGTCCTGCATCCCATTGTTGGCACGATTCAGACTGAACAGCGACAGACCGGAACTCACCACCATCAACACAATAAAAATTCCGAACGCCAGAAATAATTTTGTGCCGATCTTAACATCATGTAAGAACATATTTTTTCCCTGGTTGTAAATGGCTACGCACAGGAAACGTTATCGGTAACGGCTTCGCTAACTTTATGAGTTTGATCGGTTTTTTATTTATCACCGCACGAAAAGAATATTCTCCGACAGGTTGCTGTTATTCGAAAAATAGCCTAATGAAGATCCGTAAATAAGATATATTTCGATCAAAAAGCATTCGGCTTTTAATATAAAATTAACAATATTTAAATATATAATTTACATGAGGCTAACAGGAGGGAAGACCATCAGGGGATAAAAAACCGCTTCTCTGCGGGCAGAAAAGCGGTGAGGGGAATGACTTAATGAAGGACGGTGACGGCCTCTTCCAGACGGCTGGCGCGCTGTTTGACCATCGCTGATACCTGGGCGCTCACTTCCACCAGCCCGGCATTTTTCTGCGTGATGGTATCCAGCTCCGCCACGGCGCGCGTCAGATCCGACAGCCCGGCCGCCTGCTCAGAGGTGGAGTGGCTGATCTGCGCAATCAGCTGCGTGACGTTCTGCACCTGTTCGACAATGTTATCCATGGTGGCGCCTGCGGCGTGTACCTGCTGCGAGCCGGACTGCACCTTACTGGCGCTGGCATCAATCAGCTTGCGAATATCGTTGGCGGCGCTGGCGCTGCGGCTGGCAAGGTGACGCACCTCCCCGGCCACCACGGCAAAACCTTTGCCCTGCTCCCCTGCGCGCGCTGCCTCCACGGCGGCGTTCAGCGCCAGGATATTGGTCTGGAAGGCGATGTCGTTAATCAGCGAGGTGATAGAGCCGATACGCTGGGTGCTGTCGGCGATCTCATCCATGGTTTTCACCACCGTGTCCATTGCCCGCCCGCCGTGGCTGGCGGCGTTACTGGCTTCGATGGAGAGCTTATCCGCCGCCGCTGCGGTGGCGGAGTTATTCTGCACCGAGGCGGCCATCTGCCCCATGGTGGTCACCGTCTGCTGTACGTTTACTACCGTCTGGCGCGTACGTTCATTAAGATCGTCATTACCTTTCGCCAGGGTTTCGCTGCCGTCGCGCACTTCTGTCGCCTGGTGCGCCACGTCGTTAATC
Coding sequences within:
- a CDS encoding methyl-accepting chemotaxis protein — translated: MFLHDVKIGTKLFLAFGIFIVLMVVSSGLSLFSLNRANNGMQDIVNRDYPTTVKANQLIENFQEFVSTQQLMVLDTDGKWSAESQKHLTAISGNITVLLDDLSSALRDRESQRILSELRQIRQQYLDSRFRILEAVKNKDTHAAVEEMMNNTLPVQRAYKAKVQELIAVQDNNMRSAGKLVEHDFKSNRTLLILLALISIGAGSLMGLFIVRAITRPLVQAVQFAEAIAGGDLTQHIDVKHRDETGVLLSALVAMKTRLYEIVQEVQNGSENISSAAAQIVAGNQDLAARTEEQASSVEQTAASMEQITATVKNTSEHTTEATQLSAEAATVVKNNGQMMKQVTEKMRVINDTSDRMSDIINLIDSIAFQTNILALNAAVEAARAGEHGRGFAVVAGEVRQLAGKTASSASEIRHLIESSTAQARDGMALVEKAGGLINGMVSNVEEMDTILRQIGHASREQTEGISQINSAIGLIDSTTQQNASLVEESVAAAASLSDQASHLKGLVSVFRVRREATA
- a CDS encoding DNA repair protein — translated: MSTPIKRLEIIKNAIELEDDDIIVSQLARLKNEAFNDELLAIVAALEEKNYTAAMTAITAWLQSQRAVTQWRDPQVAASKLELKALEERLRDLIDRRNARVQQLDEFNDLYLNRLGPLMTQILQLRKNLAELNLRRQLAERQRREEDYRRCQQYMAQALDVLAMLTKRWRELPADSVQSVEARKQLQQQSDLIANLLAEAQELETGLTREEEPARQACDEANDEYEKYREQQHDAEIRFRKGRQLSEEDQSELKRLWRQASKLCHPDLVADELKDEANAMMVQLNQAKHRGDVKAIRSLVARLHQGFEPMMASDRLNDLERIRKKMAQVREQIDTLVAELAELEKEESWLLVSSLSNMDAYFTQQEKALSEVRAALERQVSEAQLDAVA
- a CDS encoding siderophore-interacting protein; this translates as MTTSHQRYPQRVRNELRFRELTVLRVERISAGFQRIVLGGDELAGFSSQGFDDHTKVFFPQPGQKVVPPTVTEDGIVWPDGPRPAARDYTPLYDAERHELALDFFIHDGGVASSWALEAREGDTLTIGGPRGSLVVPEDYAWQLYVCDESGMPALRRRLEAISKTPARPEVTAIVTIGDEAYKDYLAHLDGFNIEWIIGHNEDVLAQRLAQVRVPAQDYYLWITGEGKVVKNVSQPFEGGGVDPQLMRAAAYWHAK
- a CDS encoding PadR family transcriptional regulator — its product is MRHPQDHGHHEHGSRRPRFFGHGDLRLVILDLLSRNASHGYELIKAIEQLTLGHYTPSPGVIYPTLDFLQEQALIAIGEDGGRKKIAITAAGTQWLAENAEQLGQIQARIKARSVGYLLRQDPQMKRALDNFKAVLDRKVNQENVSAAQREQIIAVIDRAALEISQLD